The Acetivibrio cellulolyticus CD2 genome has a segment encoding these proteins:
- the nth gene encoding endonuclease III, whose translation MDKRARVIEIIKIFDVLYSDADCTLDYKDPLQLLISTQLAAQCTDARVNIVTQSLYKKYKSVFDFANADLNELEQDIKPTGFYHNKARNIKETCKMLIDKFKGKVPDNLNDLLTLPGVGRKTANLVLSDIYGIPGIVIDTHAKRLSNRIGLSKNEDPTKIEFDLMEIVPKENWSKFCHQLVYHGRAVCQARKPECAKCGILDYCDYGVNQIRNS comes from the coding sequence ATGGACAAAAGAGCTCGTGTTATTGAGATTATAAAGATATTTGATGTATTATACAGTGATGCGGATTGCACACTGGATTATAAAGATCCCTTGCAGCTTCTGATATCAACACAACTTGCTGCACAATGTACTGATGCAAGAGTTAATATAGTAACCCAATCACTATATAAAAAATATAAAAGTGTTTTCGATTTTGCAAATGCAGACTTGAATGAACTGGAGCAGGATATAAAGCCTACAGGTTTTTATCACAACAAGGCTCGTAATATCAAGGAAACTTGCAAAATGTTAATTGATAAGTTCAAAGGAAAAGTTCCCGATAATTTAAATGATTTACTTACCCTGCCTGGGGTGGGTAGAAAAACTGCAAATCTTGTTTTGAGTGACATCTATGGCATACCTGGAATTGTTATTGATACTCATGCGAAAAGACTTAGCAACCGTATTGGTCTAAGTAAAAATGAAGATCCAACGAAAATTGAATTTGATTTGATGGAAATAGTCCCTAAAGAGAACTGGAGTAAATTTTGTCATCAACTGGTTTATCATGGCAGAGCTGTATGTCAGGCTAGAAAACCTGAATGTGCAAAATGTGGAATTCTAGATTACTGTGATTATGGAGTTAATCAAATAAGGAATAGCTGA
- a CDS encoding S1C family serine protease: MDNNENRDYGMNNDNGFNETNNVNENREAVNNADEFKENRVYESDYNNYNTGSNNERNNQNIISYNTESKSESNLKEASFYTENYVKPEKKKKGILGQLVLVSVISSILGGCTVGVFLQFGVPAVQPSIKSFLNEVGISSGSTENTLSNGSVSSDNYKKVVIESKDSAVVAVAEKVGPSVVGISVKFQSQNFFFGAQEGSASGSGIIIKSNGYIMTNNHVISEALQDYSNKTLNGAKIEVILPNEVDKPYSATVVGRDEKTDLAVLKIEATNLPAIEMGNSDEVKVGEMAVAIGNPGGLEYMGSVTVGVISGLNRTISIDENNGLKLIQTDAAINPGNSGGALVNSEGKLIGINTAKISGDGFEGLGFAIPVNNAKEITDNLIEYKYVKGRPSIGISINQSFNEDIAARYNVPAGVLIEEVSPLSGAYNAGLKRGDIITKVDGKVIKTYSELNDIKNKHKVGEKIKLEVYRDGKTLTVEVLLGEDKGSN; this comes from the coding sequence ATGGACAACAATGAAAACAGAGATTATGGAATGAATAACGACAACGGATTTAATGAAACTAATAATGTTAATGAAAACAGGGAAGCCGTGAATAATGCTGATGAATTCAAAGAAAATAGGGTATATGAATCCGATTATAACAATTACAATACTGGCAGCAACAATGAAAGAAATAATCAGAATATTATATCATATAATACCGAAAGCAAAAGTGAGTCTAACTTAAAGGAGGCATCATTTTATACTGAAAATTATGTTAAGCCTGAGAAGAAGAAAAAAGGAATATTGGGGCAATTGGTATTAGTATCAGTAATCAGTTCCATTTTAGGAGGATGTACTGTAGGAGTTTTTCTTCAGTTTGGCGTTCCGGCAGTTCAGCCCTCAATAAAATCATTTTTGAATGAAGTTGGTATAAGTTCAGGCAGTACAGAGAACACGTTAAGCAATGGAAGTGTGTCTTCAGATAACTACAAAAAGGTAGTAATTGAGAGTAAGGATTCTGCTGTAGTAGCTGTTGCAGAAAAAGTTGGACCTTCCGTTGTAGGTATAAGTGTCAAATTCCAATCACAGAATTTCTTTTTTGGTGCTCAGGAGGGTTCGGCATCCGGTTCGGGAATTATAATCAAAAGCAATGGTTATATAATGACCAACAACCATGTTATATCTGAAGCTTTGCAAGATTATAGCAATAAGACATTAAATGGGGCAAAAATTGAGGTTATTCTGCCAAATGAAGTAGATAAGCCGTATTCTGCAACTGTAGTTGGAAGAGATGAAAAAACTGATCTTGCAGTTCTAAAGATTGAAGCAACTAATTTGCCGGCCATAGAAATGGGTAATTCTGATGAAGTTAAGGTTGGAGAAATGGCTGTTGCAATTGGTAACCCCGGTGGACTTGAGTATATGGGATCTGTAACAGTAGGGGTAATAAGCGGTCTTAATAGAACGATTTCAATAGATGAGAATAATGGACTAAAGCTGATACAGACTGACGCAGCAATTAATCCTGGTAATAGTGGTGGAGCTCTTGTAAATTCTGAGGGGAAATTGATAGGCATAAATACAGCTAAGATTAGCGGTGATGGATTTGAAGGACTTGGATTTGCTATTCCTGTTAATAATGCCAAGGAAATTACAGATAACCTTATTGAATATAAATACGTAAAAGGCAGACCTTCAATAGGTATATCAATTAACCAATCCTTTAATGAAGACATTGCAGCACGTTATAATGTACCTGCAGGAGTTCTGATAGAAGAAGTTTCACCGTTGAGCGGGGCCTATAATGCAGGTCTTAAAAGAGGAGACATCATAACAAAGGTTGATGGTAAAGTTATAAAAACTTATTCCGAGTTAAATGATATAAAGAACAAGCATAAAGTAGGCGAAAAAATAAAGCTTGAGGTTTATAGAGATGGTAAAACCCTTACAGTTGAAGTTTTATTAGGGGAAGACAAAGGTAGTAATTAA
- a CDS encoding cofactor-independent phosphoglycerate mutase yields MKYVLILGDGMADYPVPQLDNKTPLQYAKKPNIDFLAQNAEVGMVKTVPEGIPPGSDAANLSVMGFDPRKYYTGRSPLEAVSMGLELSDTDVALRCNLVTLSDEEDYSQKTMVDYSSDEISSSEAKELILAVNAQFKNDKICFYPGISYRHCMVWSNGLTGLNLTPPHDISGKKVTDHLPKGENNRILLEMMVKSYEILKDHPVNKARIAKGLRPANSIWLWGEGKRPSLAKFDEKYGVKGSVISAVDLIKGIGILAGLRNIEVDGATGNVHTNFLGKAQAALKELESGQDFVYLHVEAPDECGHRNEIENKVKSIELIDEQIVGTILKGMEKYDDYRIMVLPDHPTPLSLRTHTSEPVPFLIYQKSNPKKSGINSYTEELAMASGVYFPDGYKLMDHFLKS; encoded by the coding sequence ATGAAATATGTATTAATTCTTGGTGACGGTATGGCTGATTATCCTGTACCGCAACTTGACAATAAAACTCCTTTGCAATATGCAAAGAAACCAAATATTGACTTTCTAGCCCAAAATGCAGAAGTTGGAATGGTTAAAACTGTTCCTGAGGGGATACCTCCTGGAAGTGATGCTGCAAATCTTTCTGTTATGGGCTTTGACCCCAGAAAATATTATACTGGCCGCTCACCTCTTGAAGCTGTGAGTATGGGACTGGAATTATCGGACACTGATGTAGCCCTAAGATGCAACTTAGTTACACTATCCGATGAGGAAGACTATTCCCAAAAAACAATGGTTGACTACAGTTCAGATGAAATAAGCTCAAGTGAAGCTAAAGAGCTCATTCTGGCAGTTAACGCACAGTTTAAAAATGACAAGATCTGCTTCTATCCAGGAATAAGCTACAGGCATTGTATGGTATGGAGCAACGGTTTAACTGGTTTGAATCTGACTCCTCCTCATGATATATCTGGGAAAAAAGTTACCGACCATTTGCCAAAGGGTGAAAATAATAGAATCCTTCTTGAAATGATGGTTAAAAGCTATGAAATATTAAAAGATCATCCTGTCAATAAGGCAAGAATAGCGAAGGGATTAAGGCCTGCCAACTCAATTTGGCTTTGGGGTGAAGGTAAAAGACCTTCGCTGGCAAAGTTTGATGAAAAGTATGGAGTTAAAGGTTCTGTAATCTCTGCTGTTGATCTTATAAAAGGCATAGGTATACTTGCAGGTCTTAGGAATATTGAAGTTGATGGTGCAACAGGAAATGTTCACACCAACTTTTTAGGAAAAGCCCAGGCAGCTTTAAAAGAACTCGAATCAGGACAAGACTTTGTCTACCTTCATGTTGAAGCTCCTGATGAGTGTGGTCACAGAAATGAAATTGAGAACAAGGTAAAATCAATTGAATTAATAGATGAGCAAATAGTTGGAACCATTCTAAAGGGTATGGAAAAGTATGATGATTACAGAATAATGGTTCTTCCTGACCATCCGACCCCACTTAGTTTGAGGACACATACTTCTGAGCCGGTACCATTCCTTATATACCAAAAGAGCAATCCGAAAAAATCCGGTATAAACAGCTATACCGAGGAACTGGCTATGGCCTCAGGCGTTTATTTCCCTGACGGTTACAAATTAATGGATCACTTTTTAAAAAGCTAA
- a CDS encoding sensor histidine kinase, which produces MRKTLYSKIATFFIIILIIITTITGGMLYFFLGNFVTQEKERSLNSAGDSINIMLKNYTEKINDPVMTQTLQNYLLSYFLGNLELIGDNVEATIWVVSKNGDIVILVNEKYLDNSVMAKLRDVTGNLRLPDKRQYEKVMKEGQYVKETGDFYGLFKDTNVSWLTIEKPYSYNEEIQGAIYLSIRVPEINNARTNVFKFYIISISIAILVSALLVYIFSLKITKPLKLINNAAREIANGEFSKRLDISSEDEIGQLAESFNHMAVALENLEEMRRGFIANVSHELRTPMTSIHGFIEGILDGTIPPEREREYLSIVSDETKRLSRLTNDLLDLARMESGEMKLTFVTFDINELIRRCIIKLENQIVTKNIQIEANFHEEAAHVYADKDSIERVVLNLLHNAVKFVQDGGQIIIETEMSKGKVMVSVKDNGAGIDSEEIGLIWDRFYKSDKSRGKDKSGTGLGLAIVKNIINEHGQEIRVESEIGKGTVFYFTLNPAKEDNENNM; this is translated from the coding sequence ATGCGTAAGACACTGTACAGTAAGATTGCTACATTCTTTATTATAATTTTAATAATAATTACAACTATCACAGGTGGTATGCTGTACTTTTTTCTTGGGAATTTTGTTACGCAAGAGAAGGAAAGGTCATTAAATAGTGCAGGCGATTCAATTAATATAATGCTAAAGAATTATACTGAGAAGATTAATGATCCGGTAATGACGCAAACACTGCAAAACTATCTTTTGAGTTATTTTTTGGGCAATCTGGAGCTTATTGGCGATAATGTTGAAGCTACTATATGGGTAGTTTCAAAAAATGGTGATATAGTTATTTTGGTAAATGAAAAATATCTTGATAATTCAGTAATGGCAAAACTTAGAGACGTAACAGGGAATTTGAGATTACCGGATAAAAGACAGTATGAAAAGGTTATGAAGGAAGGGCAGTATGTAAAGGAAACGGGAGATTTCTATGGGCTGTTTAAAGATACGAATGTTAGTTGGCTTACTATAGAAAAACCTTATTCTTATAATGAAGAGATTCAAGGAGCCATATATCTTAGTATCCGTGTACCGGAAATTAATAATGCACGTACGAATGTTTTCAAATTCTATATAATTTCTATAAGCATAGCTATTCTTGTATCTGCGCTGCTTGTTTACATCTTCTCGTTAAAAATTACAAAACCATTAAAGCTCATTAACAATGCAGCAAGGGAAATCGCAAATGGTGAGTTTAGTAAAAGACTTGATATTTCTTCAGAGGACGAGATAGGGCAATTGGCAGAGAGTTTTAACCACATGGCCGTAGCTCTTGAAAATCTTGAGGAGATGAGGCGGGGATTTATTGCAAACGTGTCCCATGAACTTCGAACACCTATGACATCAATTCATGGATTTATTGAAGGAATTTTAGATGGCACGATTCCACCTGAAAGAGAGCGAGAATACCTTTCTATTGTGAGCGATGAGACAAAGAGGTTGAGCAGATTGACCAATGACCTTTTAGATTTGGCAAGGATGGAGTCGGGAGAGATGAAACTAACATTCGTTACTTTTGACATTAATGAGCTGATCCGAAGATGTATAATTAAGCTGGAAAACCAGATTGTAACAAAGAATATTCAAATAGAGGCAAACTTCCATGAAGAAGCAGCGCACGTTTATGCTGATAAAGACTCTATTGAACGGGTTGTTTTAAATCTGCTTCACAATGCAGTAAAGTTTGTACAGGATGGAGGGCAGATAATTATTGAAACAGAAATGTCAAAAGGCAAGGTAATGGTTTCTGTTAAGGATAATGGGGCAGGTATAGACAGTGAAGAAATCGGATTGATATGGGATAGATTTTATAAGTCAGATAAGTCCAGGGGCAAGGACAAAAGTGGGACGGGTCTTGGACTTGCGATTGTCAAAAATATAATAAATGAGCACGGTCAGGAAATACGGGTTGAAAGCGAAATAGGTAAAGGTACTGTATTTTACTTTACACTAAACCCTGCAAAAGAGGATAATGAAAATAATATGTGA
- the glgA gene encoding glycogen synthase GlgA codes for MRENDNLKVLFVSVEVAPFAKTGGLADVAGSLPKSLVSMGHDVRIAMPRFQQINTDMKYITDFPVIINNRKETCIVREGEIGFKHDNEDKSVPVYFLDNYHLYDRENIYCYLDDADRFAFLCKAALEMLPKIGFQPDIIHCNDWHTGPLCMLLNEKYKEYPFYKNMKTIFTIHNLEYQGNFSKDVIGLFNVGEDVFIPEKVEFYGTFSFMKAGLVYSDIINTVSETYVKEIQTPQYGEKLEGLLKKRSKDLYGIVNGIDYDVFNPKEDPRIVKNYDVNSIELKKENKFALQKEMGLPVKDMPMIGLISRLSSQKGLNLLMDEIDEIMKNDIQFVLLGAGDEYYETGFKKFREKYPKKMGVYTGFNAPLAQRIYAASDLFLMPSRFEPCGLGQLFSLRYGTIPIVRSTGGLADTVFDVENDSKNGNGFTYTEFSSKDMLKTINRALKFYQTKPSEWKELVKRAMNIDNSWDKSAIKYLELYNKLIKKKR; via the coding sequence ATGAGGGAGAATGATAACTTGAAAGTATTATTTGTTTCAGTTGAAGTAGCTCCATTCGCTAAAACAGGTGGTTTGGCAGATGTAGCAGGTTCGCTGCCAAAGTCATTAGTTTCAATGGGACACGATGTAAGGATTGCAATGCCCAGGTTTCAGCAAATAAATACGGATATGAAATATATTACCGATTTTCCGGTGATTATAAATAATAGGAAAGAAACTTGTATAGTTCGGGAAGGTGAAATTGGTTTTAAGCACGATAATGAGGATAAAAGTGTACCTGTATATTTCTTAGATAACTACCATTTATATGATAGAGAAAATATTTATTGTTATTTAGATGATGCTGACAGATTTGCATTTCTGTGTAAGGCAGCTCTTGAGATGCTTCCTAAAATTGGTTTTCAACCTGATATAATCCATTGCAATGATTGGCATACCGGCCCGCTTTGTATGCTTTTAAACGAGAAGTATAAGGAATATCCGTTCTATAAAAATATGAAAACTATATTTACTATTCACAATCTTGAATATCAGGGCAATTTCTCGAAAGATGTTATAGGGCTGTTTAATGTGGGTGAAGATGTTTTTATACCGGAAAAGGTTGAATTCTATGGTACGTTTAGCTTTATGAAGGCTGGTTTGGTTTACTCAGATATTATAAATACTGTGAGTGAAACCTATGTGAAGGAAATACAGACTCCACAGTATGGTGAAAAGCTGGAAGGTTTGCTGAAAAAAAGATCTAAAGACCTTTATGGAATAGTAAATGGGATTGATTACGATGTGTTTAATCCTAAGGAAGACCCAAGGATTGTAAAGAATTATGATGTGAATTCTATTGAACTTAAAAAGGAAAATAAATTTGCCCTTCAGAAGGAAATGGGGCTTCCTGTGAAAGATATGCCTATGATTGGATTAATATCCCGGTTGTCGAGCCAAAAAGGGCTAAACCTCTTAATGGATGAAATCGATGAAATTATGAAAAATGATATACAATTCGTATTACTAGGTGCCGGTGATGAGTACTATGAAACAGGATTCAAAAAGTTCAGGGAGAAATACCCGAAGAAAATGGGCGTGTACACAGGTTTTAATGCTCCTTTAGCGCAGCGTATATATGCAGCAAGTGATTTGTTCTTGATGCCGTCACGTTTTGAACCTTGTGGTTTGGGCCAGCTCTTCAGTTTACGTTATGGTACCATTCCGATTGTAAGATCAACAGGTGGATTGGCAGATACTGTTTTTGATGTTGAGAATGACAGTAAGAACGGAAACGGTTTTACTTACACTGAGTTTTCATCAAAAGATATGCTTAAGACCATAAATCGGGCATTGAAATTCTATCAAACCAAGCCTTCAGAATGGAAAGAGCTTGTTAAAAGGGCTATGAATATCGATAATTCATGGGATAAGTCAGCAATAAAGTATTTGGAATTATATAACAAGCTTATAAAAAAGAAAAGATAA
- a CDS encoding OadG family protein encodes MGGIAFSQIVIGILVCVALVLFYFILFSKDKTKFKESKRENEPVVIETPNKESQMTAGDLSDDSLIAILTAAVMASMQSSPDVKIRVTSFRRIPQSSPVWNTIGRRERMENKL; translated from the coding sequence ATGGGTGGAATTGCTTTTAGTCAAATTGTGATTGGAATACTCGTCTGCGTTGCTTTAGTTCTTTTTTATTTTATCTTGTTTAGCAAAGATAAAACAAAATTCAAAGAATCAAAACGCGAAAATGAACCTGTTGTAATTGAAACTCCAAATAAGGAATCTCAAATGACCGCTGGAGATTTATCCGACGATTCCCTTATTGCTATATTGACTGCTGCTGTTATGGCAAGTATGCAAAGCAGCCCGGATGTCAAAATAAGGGTAACTTCTTTCAGGCGTATCCCCCAATCTTCCCCTGTATGGAACACCATAGGAAGAAGAGAACGTATGGAGAACAAGCTTTGA
- a CDS encoding amidohydrolase family protein, with translation MVGKFTVVDGHVHTFASEEVSGKILTSFNKLYNIEFANPGTGTITDVLQNMDSVGIDFTIMANFAPAKIIHKNNSWSIEVGKKYEKLVPLVSFHPDMEEPMDILMEEYMRNGAKGIKFHPMAQGFDPDDNRLESVYKMSAEAAFPIVFHCGRVSNARLNNYADIDMIVPVIKKYPNIPFVLTHMADGNIGDVFKLADMFENVYFDTSIVITGYPPLLKVNEPSWPDNEVVEYVISKVGADRVIFGSDYPWGSPGHDLNRFMEMRIEDRQKSMILGENAIKIFKIKSSI, from the coding sequence ATGGTAGGCAAATTTACAGTAGTTGATGGGCATGTTCATACTTTTGCATCAGAGGAAGTATCGGGCAAGATACTAACTTCATTTAACAAACTATATAATATTGAATTTGCAAATCCTGGCACAGGCACTATTACTGATGTATTGCAAAATATGGATAGTGTTGGAATTGATTTTACAATAATGGCTAATTTCGCTCCAGCCAAAATTATACATAAAAACAACAGCTGGTCCATTGAGGTTGGCAAAAAATACGAAAAACTTGTTCCTTTAGTAAGCTTTCATCCAGATATGGAAGAACCAATGGATATACTGATGGAAGAATATATGAGAAATGGTGCAAAGGGCATCAAATTTCATCCTATGGCACAGGGGTTTGATCCCGATGATAACAGACTTGAGAGCGTATATAAAATGTCTGCGGAGGCGGCGTTTCCAATAGTTTTCCATTGTGGACGCGTGTCAAATGCAAGACTTAACAACTATGCAGATATTGACATGATTGTGCCCGTCATAAAAAAGTATCCTAATATACCGTTTGTTTTAACCCATATGGCAGATGGAAACATAGGTGATGTTTTTAAACTTGCTGATATGTTTGAGAACGTTTATTTTGATACGTCAATAGTTATAACAGGTTATCCCCCTCTTTTGAAAGTAAATGAACCAAGCTGGCCTGATAATGAAGTGGTGGAGTATGTTATTAGCAAGGTCGGAGCAGACAGGGTTATATTTGGTTCTGATTACCCATGGGGAAGCCCTGGACACGATCTAAACAGATTTATGGAAATGAGAATTGAAGATCGCCAAAAGAGCATGATTTTAGGTGAGAATGCAATAAAAATATTCAAAATCAAAAGCTCAATTTGA
- a CDS encoding WD40/YVTN/BNR-like repeat-containing protein: MRKRLSIILIIALLTVSGCSVSRSINVNEVNSTGAKPSVNGVNSTMAKPNELRTSQIQNSIGAKENEYVNQREVLYSTCFISPQIGYISFENTSLKNILARTMDGGQTWQQVYSGKALRALSFATEQIGYAVDYPGEEIDQKPELLRTVNGGVDWKKVDFVGSIPIEIDCISDKTIFVAASRSSNGVSGGLKYEEFVLLTTDGAKTWKAVSVPEGFYGEGMSWVSLEEGYLIDTDQPWTGSQPKRIYKTTDTGKTWTKIAESGLREDNGVLPIGGYPNGIKFFEDGTGYIGFSRGNIIKTIDGSKSFKTINCPEGSDVYPVPDFINKEEGFAILGNYQLIHTKDGGESWEKIWPRG, encoded by the coding sequence ATGAGAAAAAGACTAAGTATTATATTAATAATTGCATTATTGACAGTAAGCGGATGCAGTGTGTCACGATCTATAAATGTAAATGAAGTCAACTCTACAGGCGCAAAGCCGAGCGTAAATGGAGTGAACTCAACAATGGCAAAGCCAAATGAATTAAGGACTAGTCAGATACAGAATTCGATCGGGGCAAAAGAAAATGAGTATGTAAACCAAAGAGAGGTGCTTTACTCAACATGCTTTATTTCGCCACAAATAGGATATATTTCGTTTGAAAATACCTCATTAAAAAATATACTTGCGAGGACTATGGATGGAGGACAGACCTGGCAACAAGTCTATAGTGGTAAAGCTCTGCGCGCATTGAGCTTTGCAACAGAACAAATTGGGTATGCAGTTGATTATCCAGGTGAGGAAATTGACCAAAAACCTGAACTCTTACGAACAGTTAATGGTGGTGTCGATTGGAAAAAAGTTGACTTTGTGGGAAGCATACCTATAGAAATTGATTGCATAAGCGATAAGACAATTTTTGTTGCAGCAAGTCGTAGCTCAAATGGGGTAAGTGGTGGATTGAAATATGAGGAATTTGTTTTACTTACAACTGATGGGGCAAAAACTTGGAAAGCCGTATCGGTACCAGAGGGGTTCTATGGAGAAGGTATGAGTTGGGTTTCTTTAGAAGAAGGCTATTTAATTGATACGGATCAGCCGTGGACGGGTTCACAGCCAAAAAGAATTTATAAAACAACGGATACGGGCAAAACATGGACTAAAATTGCAGAATCAGGATTACGAGAAGATAATGGAGTGCTTCCAATTGGTGGGTATCCAAATGGAATTAAGTTTTTTGAAGATGGAACAGGCTACATTGGCTTTTCAAGAGGTAATATTATAAAAACTATTGATGGCTCAAAATCATTTAAGACAATTAACTGCCCTGAGGGTTCCGATGTATATCCTGTACCTGACTTTATTAATAAGGAAGAAGGATTCGCAATATTGGGAAATTATCAGCTTATACACACTAAAGATGGTGGTGAGAGTTGGGAAAAGATTTGGCCGAGAGGATAA
- a CDS encoding HD-GYP domain-containing protein: protein MSNKSLAVERINYIFAFSILIISLYLFIRTGSFSFLFFLISSVAYIVVNYIFTYYKSKKPADLDQNSDRYEELNRTIIEQKEKIEEMEDELLSLHDALKIITSTFDLNTIMVYTCKLLSKYAECEWYYLCIVNESTGKLNYKYEYGEACTSEIDKNEIEEYLKEARDGVIDSIQIISDKIKGDTIIIPLSVSNEFVGAIYAGSTSVGSFSKVNFGFLESLANFTAISVKNAEMYNSIYTQKQEIEALYEQAAASNEELNAYIRELDETKVELAKKNNELTRYYSEIQYGYLQTVMSLANSIEAKDPYTRGHCQRVMEISCELARTLGLSENEISDLRYAAILHDIGKIGISAAILNKQGKLTDEEFDEIKKHPTIAYNILKDIEFLNNGLSGILQHHERYDGRGYPNGLKGSEICTFGRILCVADAFDAMTSDRPYRKGMAMEAAIEELKRCKGSQFDPEIVDVLVLMADGKDGGNEVM from the coding sequence ATGTCAAATAAATCCCTGGCAGTTGAACGCATAAATTATATATTTGCTTTTTCCATACTCATTATCTCACTATATCTGTTTATTAGAACAGGATCTTTCTCGTTTCTTTTTTTCTTAATTTCCTCAGTTGCTTATATTGTAGTTAACTATATCTTTACATATTATAAGAGTAAAAAGCCTGCAGATTTAGATCAAAATTCAGACAGGTATGAAGAGTTAAACAGGACAATAATTGAGCAAAAAGAGAAGATTGAAGAAATGGAAGATGAACTCCTTTCACTTCACGATGCTCTAAAAATAATAACTTCAACCTTTGATCTAAACACCATAATGGTATATACTTGCAAATTGTTAAGCAAATATGCTGAATGTGAATGGTACTATTTATGTATTGTAAATGAAAGCACTGGAAAGCTAAACTATAAATATGAATACGGTGAAGCATGTACTTCCGAGATAGATAAGAATGAAATTGAGGAATATCTTAAGGAGGCACGTGACGGTGTTATTGACAGTATTCAAATTATTTCTGACAAAATAAAGGGAGATACTATAATTATACCTCTATCAGTATCCAACGAATTTGTAGGAGCAATTTATGCAGGAAGTACAAGTGTTGGAAGCTTTTCGAAGGTTAATTTTGGCTTTTTGGAGAGTTTGGCAAATTTTACTGCTATAAGCGTAAAAAATGCTGAAATGTATAATAGTATTTATACTCAGAAGCAGGAAATAGAAGCTTTGTATGAACAGGCAGCAGCAAGTAATGAAGAGCTTAATGCTTATATCAGGGAGCTCGACGAAACAAAGGTAGAGCTAGCCAAAAAGAACAATGAACTCACAAGATATTATAGTGAGATCCAATACGGTTATTTGCAAACGGTTATGTCGCTTGCAAACTCAATTGAGGCGAAGGATCCGTATACCAGAGGACACTGCCAAAGAGTTATGGAGATTTCCTGCGAATTGGCAAGAACATTGGGATTAAGTGAGAATGAAATAAGTGACTTGAGATATGCAGCAATACTTCACGATATAGGAAAGATTGGGATTTCGGCAGCTATACTCAACAAGCAGGGAAAGCTTACAGATGAAGAGTTTGATGAAATAAAGAAGCATCCTACAATTGCATATAATATATTAAAGGATATTGAATTTTTGAATAATGGTTTGAGCGGAATTCTGCAGCATCACGAAAGATATGACGGAAGAGGATATCCAAATGGGCTTAAAGGTAGCGAAATTTGTACTTTTGGAAGAATTCTCTGTGTTGCAGATGCTTTTGATGCTATGACCAGCGACCGTCCATATAGAAAAGGAATGGCAATGGAAGCTGCAATTGAAGAACTGAAAAGGTGCAAGGGAAGTCAATTTGACCCTGAAATTGTTGATGTTTTAGTATTGATGGCAGATGGAAAAGATGGCGGCAATGAAGTTATGTAG
- a CDS encoding response regulator transcription factor, with protein sequence MNNKTKVLVIDDDVNICELIRLYMEKEGFEVLTIYNGIKAIEAFKTFAPNIVVLDIMLPGADGWQVCREIRQVSNIPIIMLSAKGETFDKVLGLELGADDYIVKPFESKELVARVKAVLRRYEHKEIDVKEVVYPNLVINKSNYTLKVNGTDMEVPPKELELLYFLASNPNKVFTRDQLLEQVWGFDFYGDSRTVDVHIKRLREKIESEDQNWQVKTVWGVGYKFEVK encoded by the coding sequence ATGAACAATAAGACAAAGGTTCTGGTTATAGATGACGATGTAAATATATGTGAACTCATCAGGCTTTATATGGAGAAAGAGGGATTTGAGGTTTTAACGATATACAATGGGATAAAAGCTATTGAAGCTTTTAAGACTTTTGCACCAAATATTGTTGTTTTGGATATAATGCTGCCTGGTGCTGATGGATGGCAGGTTTGCCGGGAGATAAGACAAGTCAGCAATATACCGATAATAATGTTGTCGGCAAAAGGAGAAACTTTTGACAAGGTATTAGGGCTCGAATTGGGGGCCGATGATTATATTGTTAAGCCTTTTGAATCAAAGGAACTGGTTGCAAGGGTGAAAGCGGTGCTTAGAAGATATGAACACAAGGAAATTGATGTTAAGGAAGTAGTTTATCCCAATCTTGTCATAAATAAATCCAATTATACATTAAAAGTAAATGGAACGGATATGGAAGTCCCTCCTAAGGAATTAGAACTCCTTTACTTTCTCGCATCAAATCCCAATAAAGTGTTTACAAGAGACCAACTCTTAGAACAGGTATGGGGCTTTGATTTTTATGGGGATTCGAGAACTGTAGATGTTCATATTAAAAGACTTAGAGAAAAGATAGAAAGTGAAGATCAAAACTGGCAGGTTAAGACAGTTTGGGGCGTTGGCTACAAATTCGAGGTGAAATAA